A single genomic interval of Ruminococcus sp. NK3A76 harbors:
- the mtaB gene encoding tRNA (N(6)-L-threonylcarbamoyladenosine(37)-C(2))-methylthiotransferase MtaB encodes MKAFFMTFGCKVNQYETNCIEQLMNAEGFETTDTYQNADIAVINTCTVTSSADSKCRQFIRRISKENPSCIICAAGCMTQTAGSNDILPECAVIVGSRNKTALPSLIRRYIADGERIFDLGSPENNTIEPMCSSSGSSKTRAYIKIQDGCEMFCTYCAIPFARGKLSSKPLDEIRKEAAMLIASGHKEMILTGINLCCYGRELGGSTRLIDAIEAVCLLDGDFRVRLSSVEPEMITKPDIERMAALNKLCPHFHLSLQSGCDKTLKAMKRHYDTKLYKTLVNDLREQFDNCAITTDIMVGFPGETDEDHRSSLDFAREIAFADGHIFPYSRRKGTVADKLPMQIDKAAKHKRALEMSQVISESRSAFLEGMLGKTVRVLFEKESSPVYHQGHSDNYTLVKTDRISPDVTLRRQMLDVVITGHDGTCCFGRLK; translated from the coding sequence ATGAAAGCATTTTTTATGACCTTCGGCTGCAAGGTGAACCAATACGAAACAAACTGCATAGAACAGCTTATGAACGCCGAAGGCTTTGAAACTACAGACACATATCAGAATGCAGATATAGCCGTTATAAACACCTGCACTGTAACATCTTCGGCGGATTCAAAGTGCAGGCAGTTTATCAGAAGGATATCCAAAGAAAACCCTTCCTGCATCATCTGCGCCGCAGGCTGCATGACGCAGACTGCCGGCAGCAACGATATCCTGCCCGAATGTGCCGTTATCGTCGGGTCAAGAAACAAAACTGCTCTCCCCTCGCTAATCAGGCGCTATATCGCCGACGGTGAGAGGATATTTGATTTAGGCTCGCCTGAAAACAACACTATAGAGCCTATGTGCAGCAGCTCAGGCAGTTCAAAGACAAGGGCTTACATAAAGATCCAGGACGGCTGCGAGATGTTCTGCACATACTGTGCTATCCCCTTTGCACGGGGCAAGCTCAGCTCAAAGCCTTTAGACGAAATAAGAAAAGAAGCAGCTATGCTTATCGCATCAGGCCATAAGGAGATGATCCTCACAGGGATAAACCTCTGCTGCTACGGGCGTGAGCTCGGGGGCAGCACAAGGCTTATTGATGCGATAGAAGCCGTATGCCTGCTTGACGGCGATTTCAGGGTAAGGCTAAGCTCTGTCGAGCCTGAGATGATAACAAAACCTGATATCGAGCGCATGGCGGCGCTTAATAAGCTCTGCCCGCACTTTCACCTGTCACTTCAGAGCGGCTGTGACAAAACGCTCAAAGCCATGAAGCGCCATTATGATACAAAGCTATACAAAACGCTCGTTAATGACCTGAGAGAGCAGTTTGATAACTGCGCCATAACCACAGACATAATGGTCGGCTTTCCGGGAGAAACCGATGAAGACCACCGCTCGTCCTTAGACTTTGCAAGGGAAATAGCCTTTGCTGACGGGCATATCTTCCCCTATTCAAGAAGAAAAGGTACAGTCGCCGACAAACTGCCTATGCAGATAGACAAAGCCGCCAAGCATAAGCGTGCTCTTGAAATGTCACAGGTGATAAGCGAGAGCAGGAGCGCTTTTCTTGAAGGAATGCTCGGCAAAACTGTGAGGGTGCTGTTTGAAAAGGAGAGCTCTCCTGTCTATCATCAGGGGCACAGCGACAACTACACGCTTGTAAAAACTGACAGGATATCGCCTGATGTTACGCTCAGACGGCAGATGCTTGATGTCGTGATAACCGGGCATGACGGCACCTGCTGCTTTGGCAGGTTGAAATAA
- a CDS encoding phosphoribosylformylglycinamidine synthase produces MSVYRIYVEKKKDFAVEAASVLNDIRSALGMSGLKSIRIINRYDAEGLSREDFELATPVVFSEPAVDVTYDCLPDTANDEKMFAVEYLPGQFDQRADSCAQCISLLTGGNRPAVKSAKIYIVKGNVSDDELAQIKHYIINPVESREASLDTFETLDIKYDIPTTVDTIDGFIYSTDDDLKIMLTSLGLAMDFDDIKFCRDYFKNTEKRNPTITEIRMIDTYWSDHCRHTTFSTIIDSVDIGADYIAATYDDYINTRKELYAGRTDKPVTLMDLACIGAKKLKKDGLLKDLDESEEINACSVKIKVDVDGVDEDWLLMFKNETHNHPTEIEPFGGAATCLGGAIRDPLSGRSYVYQAMRVTGAANPLVPVEDTIAGKLPQRKLVVTAANGYSSYGNQIGLATGHVSEIYHPGYVAKRLEIGAVIGAAPESNVRRERPEEGDVVILLGGRTGRDGCGGATGSSKSHTLQSLESCGAEVQKGNAPEERKLQRLFRNPKVTRMIKRCNDFGAGGVSVAIGELTDGLVIDLNAVPKKYDGLDGTELAISESQERMAVVVSRNDVAAFMAEAAKENLEATLVAMVTAEPRLKMEWNGNTIVDLSRDFLNSNGAEKHTNIVINEPIFGSESNIENTAERWEAMISSLNVCSQKGLVERFDSTIGAGTVLMPFGGKYQNTPNQAMAAKIPVLGGETKTASIMGWGFNPFVSSESPYHGAISAVVESVAKVVAAGGSSTKCWLTFQEYFERTQNDPERWGQPLSALLGAYKAQMELGLGAIGGKDSMSGTFENIDVPPTLVSFAVSVANTDNIVSSEFKEAGSDVIVITPEFDENRIVDFNSLKNVFARVEALIKSGAVLSCRTVAFGGISEAICKMAFGNKIGFRFTSRVTPTELFRACYGSFVIELKAGTETDERVIGKTTELYTVETEDYTVDLEKIEKLWEDKLEPVFPAKIKQPEDEPKTYSFKAEKRVAPAIKVAKPKVLIPVFPGTNCEYDTARVFERAGAEAEIFVVRNLTAQAIEESVVEMEKLIKQSQIVMLPGGFSGGDEPDGSGKFIVSFLRNPRLTDAIHDLLKNRDGLMLGICNGFQALVKLGLVPYGEIRDMRDDSPTLTFNTINRHQSKMVNTRIASNKSPWLAGCEVGDIHSIAISHGEGRFVASSIEIAQLAANGQIATQYVDFDGNPTLDIQCNPNTSIDAIEGITSPDGRVFGKMGHSERIGDNVCKNVPGNKNQKIFESGVKYFK; encoded by the coding sequence ATGTCCGTTTACAGAATTTATGTCGAAAAGAAAAAGGATTTTGCTGTTGAAGCGGCATCTGTTCTTAATGACATCAGGTCGGCTCTGGGCATGAGCGGCCTTAAGTCTATAAGAATTATCAACAGATACGATGCCGAGGGTCTTTCAAGAGAGGATTTCGAGCTTGCAACACCTGTTGTATTCTCAGAGCCGGCTGTTGATGTTACATATGACTGCCTGCCCGATACTGCAAATGATGAGAAGATGTTTGCTGTAGAGTATCTCCCCGGTCAGTTTGACCAGAGAGCTGACTCGTGCGCTCAGTGTATCTCGCTTCTTACAGGCGGCAACAGGCCTGCTGTAAAGAGCGCTAAGATATACATAGTCAAGGGCAATGTCAGCGATGATGAGCTTGCTCAGATAAAGCACTATATAATCAACCCCGTTGAGAGCCGTGAAGCAAGCCTTGACACCTTTGAAACCCTTGATATCAAGTATGATATACCCACAACAGTTGACACCATAGACGGCTTTATCTACTCGACAGATGATGATCTTAAGATCATGCTCACAAGTCTCGGCCTTGCTATGGACTTTGATGACATAAAGTTCTGCCGTGACTACTTCAAGAACACTGAAAAGAGAAACCCCACCATTACTGAGATAAGAATGATCGACACATACTGGTCGGATCATTGCAGACACACAACATTCTCCACTATAATCGACAGCGTTGATATCGGCGCTGACTATATCGCTGCTACATATGATGACTACATAAACACAAGAAAAGAGCTCTATGCCGGCAGAACAGACAAGCCTGTAACACTTATGGACCTTGCCTGCATCGGTGCTAAGAAGCTCAAAAAAGACGGCCTTCTCAAAGACCTTGACGAGAGCGAGGAGATCAATGCCTGCTCTGTAAAGATCAAGGTGGACGTTGACGGCGTTGATGAAGACTGGCTGCTCATGTTCAAGAACGAGACACACAACCACCCGACAGAGATAGAGCCCTTCGGCGGCGCTGCTACCTGTCTCGGCGGTGCTATTAGAGACCCGCTCTCCGGCAGAAGCTATGTTTACCAGGCTATGCGTGTCACAGGTGCGGCTAATCCCCTTGTTCCTGTTGAAGACACTATCGCAGGCAAGCTCCCCCAGAGAAAGCTTGTAGTTACAGCAGCTAACGGCTATTCCTCCTACGGCAACCAGATAGGCCTTGCTACAGGTCATGTCAGTGAGATATATCACCCCGGCTATGTTGCAAAGAGACTGGAGATAGGCGCTGTAATAGGTGCAGCCCCCGAGAGCAATGTAAGGCGTGAAAGACCCGAGGAAGGCGATGTTGTTATCCTGCTCGGCGGCAGAACAGGCCGTGACGGCTGCGGCGGTGCTACAGGCTCGTCCAAGTCCCACACTCTCCAGTCGCTCGAAAGCTGCGGCGCAGAGGTACAGAAGGGTAATGCTCCTGAGGAAAGAAAGCTGCAGAGGCTTTTCAGAAATCCCAAGGTAACAAGAATGATAAAGCGCTGCAACGACTTCGGTGCAGGCGGTGTATCAGTTGCTATAGGTGAGCTGACTGACGGTCTTGTTATAGACCTTAACGCAGTTCCCAAGAAATATGACGGCCTTGACGGTACTGAGCTCGCAATAAGCGAATCTCAGGAGAGAATGGCTGTTGTAGTATCAAGAAACGATGTTGCTGCATTCATGGCTGAGGCTGCAAAGGAAAACCTTGAAGCTACACTCGTTGCTATGGTAACAGCAGAGCCGAGACTCAAAATGGAGTGGAACGGCAACACTATAGTTGACCTTTCAAGAGACTTCCTTAATTCAAACGGTGCTGAGAAGCACACAAATATCGTTATAAACGAGCCTATATTCGGCAGCGAGAGCAATATAGAGAACACAGCAGAGCGCTGGGAAGCTATGATCTCGAGTCTTAATGTATGCTCGCAGAAGGGTCTTGTTGAAAGATTTGACTCAACTATCGGTGCAGGCACTGTGCTTATGCCTTTCGGCGGCAAGTATCAGAACACACCTAATCAGGCTATGGCTGCTAAGATACCTGTGCTCGGCGGCGAGACAAAGACTGCTTCTATCATGGGCTGGGGCTTTAACCCCTTCGTTTCTTCCGAGAGCCCGTATCACGGTGCTATCTCGGCAGTTGTTGAATCTGTTGCAAAGGTAGTTGCAGCAGGCGGCAGCAGCACCAAGTGCTGGCTGACATTCCAGGAATACTTTGAGAGAACACAGAATGACCCTGAGCGTTGGGGACAGCCTTTATCGGCACTTCTCGGTGCTTACAAGGCACAGATGGAGCTTGGTCTCGGCGCTATAGGCGGCAAGGACTCTATGAGCGGTACATTTGAGAACATCGACGTTCCGCCTACACTTGTTTCCTTTGCTGTTTCTGTTGCAAATACTGATAATATAGTATCCTCCGAGTTCAAGGAGGCAGGCAGTGACGTTATCGTCATCACACCTGAGTTTGACGAGAACAGGATAGTAGATTTTAACTCGCTCAAAAATGTATTTGCAAGAGTTGAAGCGCTTATAAAGAGCGGCGCTGTACTCTCCTGCCGCACAGTTGCTTTCGGCGGTATCTCTGAGGCTATATGCAAAATGGCATTCGGCAACAAGATAGGCTTCAGATTTACAAGCAGAGTAACACCTACCGAGCTGTTCAGAGCTTGCTACGGCTCATTCGTTATCGAGCTCAAGGCCGGCACTGAGACTGATGAGCGTGTTATCGGTAAGACAACTGAGCTCTACACTGTTGAGACCGAGGATTACACTGTTGACCTTGAAAAAATAGAAAAGCTCTGGGAGGACAAGCTCGAGCCTGTATTCCCTGCAAAGATAAAGCAGCCTGAGGACGAGCCCAAGACATACTCCTTCAAGGCTGAAAAGAGAGTTGCACCTGCAATAAAGGTCGCTAAGCCCAAAGTGCTCATTCCTGTATTCCCGGGTACAAACTGCGAATACGACACAGCAAGAGTATTTGAAAGAGCGGGCGCTGAGGCTGAGATATTCGTTGTAAGAAACCTCACAGCACAGGCTATAGAAGAATCCGTCGTTGAAATGGAGAAGCTCATCAAGCAGTCGCAGATAGTTATGCTGCCGGGCGGCTTCTCGGGCGGCGACGAGCCTGACGGTTCCGGCAAGTTTATCGTATCCTTCCTGAGAAACCCGAGGCTCACAGATGCTATACACGACCTTTTAAAGAACAGAGACGGTCTTATGCTCGGTATCTGCAACGGTTTCCAGGCGCTCGTAAAGCTCGGTCTTGTGCCTTACGGCGAGATAAGAGATATGAGAGACGACTCACCTACTCTTACATTCAACACGATAAACAGGCACCAGTCGAAGATGGTAAACACAAGGATAGCTTCAAACAAGTCGCCTTGGCTTGCAGGCTGCGAGGTAGGAGATATCCACAGCATAGCTATTTCTCACGGCGAGGGCAGATTCGTGGCTTCCTCTATCGAGATAGCACAGCTTGCTGCAAACGGTCAGATAGCTACACAGTATGTTGACTTTGACGGCAACCCGACGCTTGACATACAGTGCAACCCGAACACATCTATCGACGCTATCGAGGGCATCACCTCACCCGACGGCAGAGTATTCGGTAAGATGGGTCACTCTGAGCGTATCGGCGACAACGTATGCAAGAATGTTCCCGGTAACAAGAATCAGAAGATATTTGAGAGCGGCGTTAAATACTTCAAGTAA
- a CDS encoding Lrp/AsnC family transcriptional regulator yields MDELIRLLRQNARITDEELAVMLGKPADEVKKMIAKLENDGIIKGYSTIIDESSYDPNSVSALIELNVTPQSQSGYDEIARQIASYDEVASVRLMSGTYDILVEVIGSNIRDVSLFVSQRLATIDAVQSTATHFVLKAYKDNGIIIDGEEKDERSWVCP; encoded by the coding sequence ATGGACGAATTGATAAGATTATTAAGACAGAATGCAAGGATAACTGATGAGGAACTTGCTGTAATGCTTGGCAAACCGGCAGACGAGGTAAAGAAAATGATAGCCAAGCTCGAAAACGACGGTATAATCAAGGGCTACTCAACTATAATCGATGAGAGCAGCTATGACCCGAACAGTGTATCTGCGCTTATAGAGCTTAACGTAACTCCGCAGTCACAGTCGGGGTATGACGAGATAGCAAGGCAGATAGCTTCTTATGACGAGGTGGCAAGTGTAAGGCTTATGTCAGGCACTTACGACATACTCGTGGAAGTAATCGGGTCAAACATAAGGGACGTATCGCTTTTCGTATCGCAGAGGCTTGCAACTATTGATGCAGTGCAGTCAACAGCAACTCACTTTGTTCTCAAAGCATACAAGGACAACGGAATTATCATTGACGGTGAAGAAAAGGACGAGAGGAGCTGGGTATGTCCATGA
- a CDS encoding aminotransferase class I/II-fold pyridoxal phosphate-dependent enzyme has product MIDYDKLLNNRIKSAKPSGIRKYFDMAETMDNVISLGVGEPDFKTPWVVRQEAINILDKGRTNYTANSGLIDLRKEIAAYTQRKLGLSYDPKNQIIVTVGGSEAIDLAIRCTVEPGDEVLICEPSFVCYRPIAELSGGKVISIETKAENEFRLTAEELKSKITDKTKLLILPFPNNPTGAIMTREDLEKIAEVLEGTNIAVISDEIYSELTYGEKHCSLAQIGDMKERVIIVNGFSKAYAMTGWRLGYLAGPKPLIEQMLKLHQYAIMSSPTVSQYAAIKALKECDADIEKMRNEYNARRRYLVDAFNKLGLDCFTPKGAFYVFPCIKSTGLTSEEFCEKLIMQKQVAVVPGNAFGDCGEGFIRVSYAYSIAHLKEAIRRIGEFLDELKG; this is encoded by the coding sequence ATGATCGACTACGACAAGCTGCTCAACAACAGGATAAAAAGCGCCAAGCCGTCAGGGATAAGAAAATACTTTGACATGGCAGAGACTATGGATAATGTTATATCCTTAGGCGTCGGCGAGCCGGATTTCAAGACACCGTGGGTGGTAAGGCAGGAAGCTATAAACATTCTTGACAAGGGAAGGACTAACTACACGGCGAACTCAGGTCTTATTGATCTGAGAAAAGAAATAGCAGCCTACACACAGAGAAAGCTCGGCCTGAGCTATGACCCGAAAAATCAGATAATCGTGACTGTAGGCGGCTCTGAGGCTATCGACCTGGCGATAAGATGCACAGTTGAGCCGGGCGATGAAGTGCTTATCTGCGAGCCGTCGTTTGTATGCTACAGGCCTATTGCAGAGCTTTCAGGCGGCAAGGTGATATCCATTGAGACAAAGGCTGAAAATGAGTTCAGGCTGACAGCAGAGGAACTTAAGTCCAAAATAACGGACAAGACGAAGCTGCTGATACTCCCCTTCCCGAACAACCCGACAGGTGCTATCATGACAAGAGAAGACCTTGAAAAGATAGCGGAGGTACTTGAAGGAACTAACATTGCAGTTATCAGCGACGAGATATACAGCGAGCTTACATACGGCGAGAAGCACTGCTCGCTTGCACAGATAGGCGACATGAAAGAGCGTGTGATAATAGTTAACGGCTTCTCAAAGGCATATGCCATGACAGGCTGGCGGCTCGGGTATCTTGCAGGACCGAAACCGCTTATCGAACAGATGTTAAAGCTGCACCAGTATGCGATAATGTCATCGCCTACGGTGAGCCAGTATGCTGCCATAAAGGCGCTTAAGGAATGTGATGCAGACATTGAGAAGATGCGCAACGAATACAATGCAAGGCGCAGGTATTTAGTCGATGCTTTCAACAAATTAGGCCTTGACTGCTTCACGCCAAAGGGGGCTTTCTATGTATTCCCCTGCATAAAGAGCACAGGGCTTACAAGCGAGGAATTCTGCGAAAAGCTGATAATGCAAAAGCAGGTCGCAGTAGTTCCGGGCAATGCCTTCGGCGACTGCGGAGAGGGGTTCATAAGAGTATCCTATGCTTACTCGATAGCGCATCTGAAAGAGGCTATAAGAAGGATAGGCGAATTCTTAGATGAGCTTAAAGGATAA
- a CDS encoding HPr family phosphocarrier protein: MTKKKIMLASIADVKKFVSVVSMYDFEVDLSSGRYAVDAKSIMGIFSLDLSNPITLTAHTDSGEKFFAEIKDFIVED; the protein is encoded by the coding sequence ATGACAAAAAAGAAAATCATGCTCGCTTCTATCGCAGACGTTAAGAAGTTCGTAAGCGTTGTATCCATGTACGATTTTGAGGTAGACCTTTCATCAGGCAGATATGCAGTAGATGCTAAGTCTATCATGGGTATTTTCTCCCTTGACCTTTCAAATCCTATTACTCTTACTGCACACACTGATTCCGGTGAGAAGTTCTTCGCAGAGATCAAGGACTTTATCGTAGAGGATTAA
- a CDS encoding glucose-6-phosphate isomerase, translating into MAIKLNTKYLEGFIRPDEYEGMAPMISAAHNTLAGGKGLGSDFLGWTDLPANYDKEEFERIKAAAARIKEKADVLIVIGIGGSYLGARAAIELLKSPFYNNLKKDTPDIYFVGNNISPTYLNEVISICEGRDVCVNVISKSGTTTEPALAFRIFKKMLEDKYGKDEAKTRIFATTDKAKGTLKELSDTEGYETFVIPDNVGGRFSVLTAVGLLPIAVAGADIDKLMKGAADAMAKYADDKADNDCYKYALIRNVLYNKGKSVEMLVTYDPSFTMMAEWWKQLFGESEGKDQKGIFPSSATFSTDLHSLGQFIQDGSRIMFETVVDIKKPKQDLFLEDDKENLDGLNFLTNQNMSVVNRKAFEGTVLAHTEGGVPNIIIEMDEINEENLGELIYFFEKACAISGYALGVNPFNQPGVESYKKNMFALLGKPGYESMKAELEAKLG; encoded by the coding sequence TTGGCTATTAAACTTAATACGAAATACCTCGAAGGATTTATCAGACCTGATGAGTACGAGGGTATGGCTCCTATGATCTCGGCTGCTCATAATACACTTGCAGGCGGCAAGGGTCTCGGAAGCGATTTTCTTGGCTGGACAGATCTTCCTGCTAATTATGATAAGGAAGAGTTTGAAAGGATAAAGGCTGCTGCTGCAAGGATAAAGGAGAAGGCTGATGTTCTTATCGTTATCGGTATCGGCGGTTCCTACCTCGGTGCAAGAGCTGCTATCGAGCTTTTAAAGTCTCCATTCTACAATAATCTTAAGAAGGATACACCTGACATCTACTTTGTCGGCAATAATATCAGCCCCACATATCTTAATGAAGTTATTTCTATATGCGAGGGCAGAGATGTATGCGTAAATGTTATCTCCAAGTCCGGTACTACTACCGAGCCTGCACTTGCTTTCAGGATCTTCAAGAAGATGCTCGAAGACAAGTACGGCAAGGACGAGGCTAAGACAAGGATCTTTGCTACAACTGACAAGGCTAAGGGTACTCTTAAGGAGCTTTCTGATACAGAGGGCTATGAGACATTCGTTATCCCGGATAACGTAGGCGGCCGTTTCTCGGTGCTCACAGCTGTAGGTCTTCTTCCGATAGCTGTTGCAGGCGCTGATATCGACAAGCTCATGAAGGGCGCTGCTGATGCAATGGCAAAGTATGCTGATGATAAGGCTGATAATGACTGCTACAAGTATGCACTTATCAGAAATGTTCTTTATAATAAGGGCAAGAGCGTTGAGATGCTCGTTACATATGATCCTTCATTCACAATGATGGCTGAATGGTGGAAGCAGCTCTTCGGCGAAAGCGAGGGCAAGGATCAGAAGGGTATTTTCCCGTCTTCCGCTACTTTCTCTACTGACCTTCATTCTCTTGGCCAGTTCATTCAGGACGGTTCAAGAATAATGTTCGAGACAGTCGTTGACATCAAGAAGCCCAAGCAGGATCTCTTCCTTGAAGACGACAAGGAGAATCTTGACGGTCTTAACTTCCTGACAAATCAGAATATGTCTGTTGTTAACAGAAAGGCATTTGAGGGTACTGTTCTTGCACATACTGAGGGCGGCGTTCCCAATATAATCATCGAGATGGACGAGATAAACGAGGAGAACTTAGGCGAGCTCATCTACTTCTTCGAGAAGGCTTGTGCGATTTCCGGCTATGCACTCGGCGTTAACCCGTTCAATCAGCCCGGTGTTGAGAGCTACAAGAAGAATATGTTCGCTCTCCTTGGCAAACCCGGCTATGAGTCGATGAAGGCAGAGCTTGAAGCTAAGCTCGGTTAA
- a CDS encoding D-alanyl-D-alanine carboxypeptidase family protein, with product MIKKIVCIIVTVLMIVTGYGEDDTVSAKDDGYESIKDLMKACKSESIAVYEANTGTLIGGRKENKKRYISHLTKLMTALIVYDTIEAGDIELSTKLKTSEHANSMQGVQIWLDVGEEITVDELVKAITISNANDAAVVLAEGCCTSEESFVKRMNDRAARLGMKDTVFADCTGISHENVSTAKDMALLAGELARNSVFEEYYKTRIAEVGCKGSQLVTQNRLIGNYKGCVGYKFCDDGEGEMMLCAASKQRDMAVCVVVLGEDDKDAIFSDAKAVMDFAFTHCEIYYPEIPEEALEEIAVEHGREVSCGTEIADSRDIIIERGTYRQIYTRFTREEKLTAPVQKGDKVGELVFYNDTGEILRCTIAAAEDVKEMDMFYAFRCLLYNLFNI from the coding sequence ATGATAAAAAAGATAGTATGTATAATTGTAACGGTGTTAATGATAGTGACAGGGTACGGCGAAGATGATACGGTATCGGCAAAAGACGACGGATATGAAAGCATAAAAGATCTTATGAAAGCCTGTAAATCAGAGAGCATAGCCGTTTATGAAGCAAATACCGGCACTCTGATAGGCGGCAGGAAGGAGAATAAAAAGAGATACATATCTCACCTTACAAAGCTGATGACGGCGCTGATAGTTTATGATACTATTGAAGCGGGGGATATCGAGCTTTCGACTAAGCTGAAAACATCTGAGCACGCAAACTCTATGCAGGGGGTGCAGATATGGCTTGATGTGGGCGAGGAGATAACAGTTGATGAGCTTGTCAAGGCTATCACAATAAGTAATGCCAATGATGCGGCTGTAGTGCTTGCTGAGGGGTGCTGCACAAGTGAGGAGAGCTTTGTAAAAAGAATGAACGACCGGGCAGCCAGGCTTGGCATGAAAGATACTGTGTTTGCAGACTGCACAGGAATAAGTCATGAAAATGTCTCGACCGCAAAAGATATGGCGCTGCTTGCAGGGGAGCTTGCGAGGAACAGTGTATTTGAGGAGTATTATAAGACGAGAATTGCCGAAGTTGGTTGTAAAGGCTCGCAACTTGTCACACAAAATAGGCTTATCGGTAACTATAAAGGCTGTGTGGGATATAAATTCTGCGACGACGGAGAGGGTGAAATGATGCTATGTGCTGCTTCAAAGCAGCGTGATATGGCGGTTTGCGTCGTAGTGCTTGGTGAAGATGATAAAGATGCTATATTCTCAGATGCGAAAGCTGTAATGGATTTTGCCTTTACACATTGCGAGATATATTATCCTGAGATACCAGAGGAAGCTCTTGAAGAAATAGCCGTTGAACATGGCCGTGAAGTTTCCTGCGGTACCGAGATAGCAGACAGCCGGGATATCATCATCGAGCGTGGGACATACAGGCAGATATACACTCGCTTTACCCGTGAGGAAAAGCTCACTGCCCCTGTGCAAAAAGGCGATAAAGTCGGTGAGCTTGTTTTTTATAATGATACCGGTGAGATACTAAGATGCACTATAGCTGCGGCAGAAGATGTCAAAGAAATGGATATGTTTTACGCTTTCAGGTGCTTGTTGTATAATTTGTTTAATATTTAG
- a CDS encoding DUF1294 domain-containing protein has translation MGKIFLFVVLGYVCIVSIVCFIMYGVDKSRAKRDKWRIKEQTLLMTGFIGGALGGLAGMFAFRHKTKHWYFFVVNGISIALWVFFIVKVYSNLTS, from the coding sequence ATGGGGAAGATATTTCTTTTTGTTGTACTTGGCTATGTATGCATAGTGAGCATAGTTTGCTTTATCATGTACGGTGTTGACAAAAGCCGTGCAAAGAGAGACAAATGGCGCATTAAGGAGCAGACGCTGCTTATGACAGGCTTTATCGGCGGTGCTCTTGGCGGGCTTGCAGGTATGTTCGCTTTCAGGCACAAGACCAAGCACTGGTATTTCTTTGTGGTAAACGGCATATCCATTGCACTGTGGGTCTTTTTTATAGTCAAGGTATATTCCAACCTTACATCATGA
- a CDS encoding DUF177 domain-containing protein, whose amino-acid sequence MILRLRSVFECPGKKQDFDYDILPESLDYLTDKTFCSPINVSGAAENHAGVVLLKVCCRFAMQHECDRCLSKFEREYVKDFEHTLVLKSYTDDDELVVCEHSELDLDELVIGDILLSLPTKILCREDCKGLCLTCGKNLNEGDCGCDN is encoded by the coding sequence ATGATCTTACGGCTCAGAAGTGTTTTTGAATGCCCCGGTAAGAAGCAGGATTTTGATTATGATATCCTGCCGGAGTCGCTTGACTATCTTACCGACAAGACGTTTTGTTCACCGATAAATGTATCCGGCGCTGCCGAGAACCATGCAGGCGTTGTCCTTCTTAAGGTATGCTGCAGGTTTGCCATGCAGCACGAATGTGACAGGTGCCTGAGTAAGTTTGAAAGGGAGTATGTCAAGGATTTTGAGCATACACTTGTGCTTAAGTCCTATACAGATGATGATGAGCTTGTAGTGTGCGAGCATTCAGAGCTTGACCTCGATGAGCTTGTTATCGGTGATATACTGCTTTCGTTGCCCACGAAAATACTTTGCAGGGAGGACTGTAAGGGTCTTTGCCTGACTTGCGGAAAGAATTTGAATGAGGGCGACTGCGGCTGTGATAACTGA
- the rpmF gene encoding 50S ribosomal protein L32, translating to MAVPKRKVSKQRRDKRRSQVWKLDAPALSRCSNCGELTAPHKVCKNCGFYKGVQVIKVEE from the coding sequence ATGGCAGTACCGAAGAGAAAAGTATCAAAGCAGAGAAGAGATAAAAGACGTTCACAGGTATGGAAGCTCGATGCTCCCGCACTTTCAAGATGCTCAAACTGCGGAGAGCTTACAGCACCCCATAAGGTTTGCAAGAACTGCGGCTTTTACAAGGGTGTACAGGTAATCAAGGTTGAAGAGTAA